Proteins found in one Paenibacillus wynnii genomic segment:
- the yjfF gene encoding galactofuranose ABC transporter, permease protein YjfF, producing the protein MSLNRKFIPILVTFGLFVVMFAAGSFRYTGFFSLQVLMNLLIDNAFLLITAVGMSFVILSGGIDLSVGSIIALTTMVSASLVQQQGWPPVVVIPLVLVMGAVFGYGMGAIIHYFKIQPFIVTLAGMFLARGLCYVISIDTITIDNAFYTSVAQTKIHLPGGSFVSISVIIALVVIAAAIYIAHYTRFGRNVYALGGSEQSALLMGLPVARTKILVYTLSGFCSALAGVVFTFYMLSGYGLHAVGLELDTIAAVVIGGTLLTGGVGYVIGTFFGVMIQGIIQTIISFEGTLSSWWTKIVIGLLLFFFILLQRLLIARRSTLKL; encoded by the coding sequence ATGTCCCTTAACCGCAAATTCATTCCCATACTGGTTACGTTCGGCTTGTTCGTCGTCATGTTTGCAGCGGGATCTTTCCGTTACACCGGATTTTTCTCCCTGCAGGTGCTGATGAATCTGCTTATCGATAACGCTTTTCTACTAATTACTGCTGTCGGCATGTCCTTCGTTATCCTCTCTGGCGGCATTGATCTATCCGTGGGATCCATTATAGCCCTGACTACAATGGTCTCTGCAAGCCTTGTTCAACAGCAGGGGTGGCCACCCGTTGTGGTTATTCCGCTGGTACTTGTTATGGGTGCTGTTTTTGGATATGGGATGGGTGCGATTATACACTATTTCAAAATCCAGCCGTTTATCGTCACGTTAGCGGGTATGTTCCTAGCCAGAGGGCTTTGTTATGTAATTAGTATTGATACCATAACTATTGATAACGCTTTTTACACAAGTGTCGCCCAGACCAAAATCCACTTGCCTGGAGGAAGCTTTGTATCCATTAGTGTTATCATTGCCCTCGTTGTTATCGCGGCAGCCATTTATATTGCACATTACACGCGCTTTGGGCGCAATGTGTACGCTTTGGGTGGAAGTGAGCAATCCGCGCTACTCATGGGTCTTCCTGTAGCAAGAACGAAAATTCTGGTCTATACGCTCAGCGGTTTCTGTTCAGCGCTCGCCGGTGTAGTTTTTACCTTCTATATGCTGTCAGGTTATGGACTACACGCAGTGGGTCTGGAGCTGGATACCATCGCCGCAGTAGTTATCGGAGGGACGTTGTTGACCGGAGGAGTAGGGTATGTCATCGGAACCTTTTTCGGAGTTATGATTCAGGGGATTATACAGACCATCATCAGTTTTGAAGGAACACTGAGTTCGTGGTGGACCAAAATCGTTATCGGATTGCTGCTATTCTTCTTTATTCTCCTTCAGCGATTGCTGATTGCAAGGCGTTCGACCCTAAAGCTATAA
- a CDS encoding carbohydrate ABC transporter permease, whose translation MASVRRIEKHQARTAYLFITPTVLLFVVFTVIPVVMALYLSFTNYDVLSKNDWIGLDNYRRLIEDSLLWKTFRNVFLYAVIFVPLNILISLLLAVLLSRTWRGVKLFRTLNYLPTLTSAVAAATVWIWLLHPEFGLVNGLLSYVGITGPAWLSQTNTAMLSIIMLTLWQSVGSNMIIYLAGLQGVPDYLYESARLDGANKLDCFRYITWPQLRPTTFLVSTMSIIGALQLFDQAFVLTQGGPANMTKTPVYLIYQQGFNQLQMGYASAQAFVLAMAILIFSLINMRISKAEEPIV comes from the coding sequence ATGGCTTCCGTCAGAAGGATAGAGAAACATCAGGCCAGAACAGCTTATTTATTCATTACACCCACGGTGCTGCTGTTTGTTGTATTTACGGTCATCCCCGTTGTAATGGCTTTATATTTAAGCTTTACCAATTATGATGTCCTAAGTAAAAACGATTGGATCGGCTTGGATAATTACCGGCGTCTCATTGAAGATAGTCTGCTGTGGAAGACGTTCCGTAATGTGTTTCTATATGCGGTCATTTTTGTTCCGCTTAATATTCTAATTTCGCTGCTCTTAGCAGTATTGCTTAGCCGGACGTGGCGCGGTGTAAAGCTGTTCCGAACGCTTAATTATCTCCCGACACTAACATCTGCGGTCGCTGCCGCTACTGTATGGATTTGGCTGCTCCACCCGGAATTCGGCTTGGTCAATGGATTGCTCTCCTATGTCGGAATCACAGGCCCAGCTTGGCTTTCCCAGACTAATACGGCGATGCTGTCTATTATAATGCTTACCCTCTGGCAGTCCGTCGGCTCCAATATGATCATTTATCTAGCCGGACTACAGGGAGTACCGGATTATCTCTATGAATCTGCACGGCTCGACGGTGCGAATAAGCTGGATTGTTTTCGGTATATTACATGGCCGCAACTTCGCCCGACTACCTTTCTGGTCAGTACAATGTCCATTATCGGTGCGCTGCAGTTGTTTGATCAGGCTTTTGTTCTCACACAGGGCGGGCCGGCTAATATGACCAAAACCCCTGTATACCTGATCTATCAGCAGGGTTTTAATCAGCTTCAAATGGGCTATGCATCCGCACAGGCGTTTGTGCTTGCTATGGCCATTCTGATCTTCTCGCTGATCAATATGCGGATATCGAAGGCGGAAGAGCCGATCGTATAA
- a CDS encoding ABC transporter substrate-binding protein — MGKLTKVMLVLTMLLLLAGCMSSGSGSGQATIEPASASETQQLGWIPPLDDSPTDPIVLGFSQLGSESNWRNANTLSIVDAAKESGITLIMENAEQSQEKQFEAIRSFIRKKVDVIAIAPVVQKGWEPILQEVKKAGIPVIVLDRSVNVDDGSLYVTFIGSDFYEEGVKAAKYMLDKMRHLPGPVTIAELEGTIGSTPSIDRGRGFRDTIKANSRFQITQILPANFTEVQGRAVMKAFLEKPREEWPQVLYSHNDDMALGAVEAIEEAGLTPGQDIIIISIDGTRRAVDSMIQGKINAVVECNPLLGPLLMQATKEIMTGRTLPKRMVPPEDIFTQETAAVEAQDRKY, encoded by the coding sequence ATGGGGAAACTGACTAAAGTGATGTTGGTTTTGACAATGTTACTGCTCCTTGCTGGCTGTATGAGTAGTGGTTCCGGGTCAGGCCAAGCTACTATTGAACCTGCTTCAGCGAGTGAGACCCAGCAGTTGGGCTGGATCCCGCCGCTTGACGATTCACCGACCGATCCCATAGTACTCGGCTTCTCTCAGCTTGGATCGGAGAGTAATTGGCGGAATGCGAATACCCTCTCCATTGTAGATGCAGCCAAGGAATCAGGGATTACCCTTATTATGGAGAACGCTGAGCAGTCGCAGGAAAAACAATTTGAGGCGATCCGCTCCTTTATCCGCAAAAAGGTTGACGTTATAGCCATAGCTCCTGTAGTGCAAAAGGGTTGGGAGCCTATCCTGCAGGAGGTCAAAAAAGCGGGGATTCCGGTCATCGTACTGGACCGATCCGTCAATGTGGATGATGGTTCTCTGTATGTAACATTTATCGGCTCCGATTTCTATGAAGAAGGGGTAAAGGCAGCCAAATACATGCTAGATAAGATGCGACATCTTCCCGGTCCTGTAACCATTGCTGAACTAGAGGGAACTATTGGATCCACCCCCTCAATAGATCGCGGGCGAGGGTTTCGTGACACAATAAAGGCCAATTCCCGTTTTCAAATCACTCAGATTCTACCTGCCAATTTCACCGAAGTGCAGGGACGTGCGGTTATGAAGGCCTTTTTAGAGAAACCGAGGGAAGAGTGGCCTCAGGTCCTGTATTCCCATAATGATGATATGGCACTTGGAGCGGTTGAAGCCATCGAGGAAGCCGGTCTTACACCTGGGCAGGATATCATTATCATCTCTATAGATGGCACTCGGCGGGCAGTCGATAGTATGATCCAGGGCAAAATTAATGCAGTAGTGGAATGCAATCCGTTGCTAGGACCTCTGCTTATGCAGGCCACCAAAGAAATAATGACGGGTCGAACACTTCCTAAGCGGATGGTTCCCCCTGAGGACATCTTTACACAAGAAACAGCTGCTGTAGAAGCGCAGGATCGCAAATATTAG
- a CDS encoding carbohydrate ABC transporter permease, whose protein sequence is MNTNGNSALKRGLGKTIYYLACTAIAIIMFLPFYWSVLTSLKPDEEIFAMPIQWFPSHITFEHYHKAFTTVPFGLFFWNSLVLAVAGVLANLFFGSLSGYAFAKLKFKMNKPIFRILLAAMMIPGIVTMIPTVFVLRHIPLAGGNDLLGGGGMGLMNSFWGIILPGASGTFAVFFMRQFFLTLPSDMMEMARIEGCREFMIFWRIYLPLTKPALATLSIFTFQAGWNSFLWPMIVLNDPEKATIQMGLQAFSYNFQTDYGPMMAGALVAILPILVLFLALQRYFVQGIAFSGIKG, encoded by the coding sequence ATGAATACTAACGGCAATTCCGCTCTGAAGCGGGGGCTTGGCAAAACTATTTATTACTTGGCTTGTACTGCAATCGCAATCATAATGTTTCTGCCCTTTTATTGGAGTGTACTTACGTCCCTGAAGCCGGACGAGGAAATATTCGCGATGCCGATTCAATGGTTTCCGTCCCATATCACATTTGAACATTACCATAAGGCGTTTACGACTGTTCCCTTTGGTTTGTTTTTTTGGAACTCGCTGGTATTAGCTGTAGCTGGTGTGTTAGCCAACTTATTTTTCGGTTCGCTCAGCGGATACGCCTTTGCAAAATTGAAATTCAAAATGAATAAACCGATTTTTCGTATCCTGCTGGCGGCGATGATGATTCCCGGCATTGTTACGATGATCCCGACCGTTTTTGTTCTGCGCCATATTCCGCTCGCAGGAGGCAATGATCTCTTAGGCGGTGGAGGCATGGGACTGATGAATTCGTTCTGGGGCATTATTTTGCCAGGAGCTTCGGGGACGTTTGCCGTATTCTTTATGCGTCAGTTTTTTCTGACTCTGCCTAGTGACATGATGGAAATGGCCCGAATTGAGGGATGCAGAGAATTTATGATTTTCTGGCGGATCTATTTGCCGCTGACGAAGCCCGCACTTGCAACGCTCAGTATCTTTACCTTTCAAGCCGGCTGGAACAGTTTTTTGTGGCCGATGATTGTGCTTAACGATCCTGAAAAGGCAACGATCCAGATGGGTCTTCAAGCGTTCTCTTATAATTTTCAGACCGATTACGGTCCGATGATGGCGGGTGCACTTGTGGCGATTCTGCCGATTCTAGTGTTATTCCTGGCTTTACAGCGTTACTTTGTACAGGGAATTGCATTCAGTGGGATCAAAGGATAG
- a CDS encoding glycoside hydrolase family 125 protein — protein MNALTALVHEKMADRPKLARMFEKCLSNTWNTTIKRKPDGTTFVITGDIPAMWLRDSTAQVRPYLMLASEDEQIADMIQGLVERQFAYIELDPYANAFNETASGQGHQEDQTEMNPWIWERKYEIDSLCYPIQLSYLLWKNTGRTDHFNESFVKGVNQIIDLWTLEQNHESHSNYRFQRVNCPISDTLGRQGKGALTAYTGMTWSGFRPSDDACEYGYLIPSNMFAVVVLRYVCEIASGILGDTKLEASAKQLSEQIDEGIRRYGIVDHPEFGTVYVYEADGLGQFNIMDDANVPSLLSIPYLDYTGADDPVYANTRRLILSSTNPYFYEGKAASGIGSPHTPSRYIWHIALAIQGMTSINEEEQKDLLSLMEQTDAGTDFMHEGFHVDDPGEYTRPWFSWANMMFCEFLLMRCGIKVKRG, from the coding sequence ATGAATGCTCTGACGGCTCTTGTTCATGAAAAGATGGCGGATCGTCCGAAATTAGCCAGGATGTTTGAGAAGTGCTTATCCAATACATGGAATACGACTATAAAACGCAAGCCGGATGGCACAACTTTTGTGATTACCGGAGACATTCCGGCGATGTGGCTTCGGGATTCAACGGCACAGGTCAGGCCTTATCTGATGTTAGCCTCAGAGGATGAACAGATTGCGGATATGATACAAGGTCTTGTGGAGCGCCAGTTTGCTTATATTGAGCTGGATCCTTATGCCAACGCATTCAATGAGACTGCGAGCGGACAGGGGCATCAGGAGGATCAGACGGAGATGAACCCCTGGATATGGGAACGTAAATATGAGATCGATTCCCTTTGTTATCCCATCCAGCTAAGTTATCTGCTCTGGAAAAACACCGGCCGCACCGATCATTTTAACGAGAGTTTTGTTAAAGGGGTAAATCAAATTATTGATTTATGGACGCTGGAACAGAATCACGAAAGCCATTCCAACTATCGCTTCCAACGAGTCAACTGTCCTATTTCAGATACGTTGGGCCGTCAAGGAAAAGGCGCATTAACCGCCTACACAGGAATGACGTGGTCTGGTTTCCGTCCAAGCGATGATGCCTGTGAATACGGCTATCTTATACCTAGTAATATGTTTGCAGTAGTTGTCCTACGGTATGTATGTGAAATCGCTAGCGGGATTCTTGGGGATACGAAGCTGGAGGCATCAGCGAAGCAGCTTTCGGAGCAGATTGATGAAGGGATTCGCCGATACGGTATCGTGGATCATCCGGAATTCGGGACGGTATACGTCTATGAGGCAGATGGGCTGGGACAGTTCAATATAATGGATGATGCCAACGTTCCAAGTCTGCTCTCTATTCCTTATCTGGATTATACCGGAGCGGATGACCCTGTTTACGCGAATACCCGCAGGCTTATTTTAAGCAGCACTAACCCTTATTTTTATGAAGGGAAGGCAGCTTCAGGAATCGGCAGTCCTCATACACCCAGCAGGTACATTTGGCACATTGCCTTAGCGATTCAAGGAATGACTTCTATTAATGAGGAAGAACAGAAGGATCTGCTTTCCTTAATGGAACAGACCGATGCGGGGACTGATTTTATGCATGAAGGATTTCACGTCGATGATCCGGGAGAATATACAAGACCTTGGTTCTCCTGGGCCAATATGATGTTCTGTGAGTTCTTGCTGATGCGTTGTGGTATTAAAGTGAAGAGAGGCTGA
- a CDS encoding ABC transporter substrate-binding protein, whose amino-acid sequence MKKWLATVISLILVTILAAGCGGNNDPSNKGKTGDAGSGNSGKKTELTFWGDWGGEGQKQFETMVNAFNKSQDKIHVKYVLQQDMITKFLTAATNGGSPDVLFWDRWRTSLYAPKNVLHPVDEYLTRDGISKDDFYSESLTELSYDNKLYGLPLTVDARALFYNKKLLDEAGLQPPTTWDELEAAAAKLTKWNGNKLEVAGFSMGDLGLFNMYLQQAGGSMLTEDGKTNFNNEQGKQVLEFWDRLMNKEKVYKVGFELGLGEGQDAFVTGKVAMLYSGPWMLSTYNKYGKDLDYGIVPPPAGPNGDKGSVMGGFGLVIPEGSKHQDEAWEFIKWWTANKDNALLWAKTSLNLPGYKPSLEDPFFKDDPKWKPFMDTLEFAKIRPAHPGYSVMETDALAPNLQLNQQNKQSIEETLKKAQTEGDKMLKDNEVVK is encoded by the coding sequence ATGAAAAAATGGTTGGCTACAGTGATTTCACTGATACTGGTTACTATTCTTGCAGCGGGCTGCGGGGGCAACAATGACCCTTCTAATAAGGGAAAGACCGGTGATGCGGGGAGCGGCAACAGCGGGAAAAAGACGGAACTCACATTTTGGGGTGACTGGGGTGGAGAAGGACAGAAACAGTTCGAGACCATGGTCAATGCTTTTAATAAATCACAGGATAAAATACATGTTAAATATGTGCTTCAACAGGACATGATCACTAAGTTCTTAACGGCTGCCACTAATGGAGGCTCTCCGGATGTGCTGTTCTGGGACCGCTGGCGGACTTCGCTTTACGCACCCAAGAACGTCCTTCACCCTGTGGATGAATATTTAACCCGGGACGGAATTTCAAAGGATGACTTTTATAGTGAATCGCTGACTGAGCTATCCTATGATAATAAATTATACGGATTACCGCTAACTGTTGACGCCCGGGCTCTTTTCTACAATAAAAAGCTACTGGATGAAGCCGGACTCCAGCCGCCAACAACCTGGGATGAGCTTGAGGCCGCAGCTGCAAAGCTGACCAAGTGGAACGGCAATAAACTCGAGGTAGCAGGGTTCTCTATGGGTGATCTCGGTTTGTTCAATATGTACCTTCAACAGGCAGGCGGTTCGATGCTGACGGAGGACGGTAAGACTAACTTTAATAATGAGCAAGGTAAGCAGGTACTGGAGTTCTGGGATCGTCTGATGAACAAGGAAAAGGTGTATAAGGTTGGTTTTGAGCTGGGGCTTGGCGAAGGCCAGGATGCTTTTGTAACAGGCAAGGTTGCCATGCTGTATTCCGGCCCTTGGATGCTCAGTACCTACAATAAATACGGCAAGGACTTGGATTATGGGATCGTTCCCCCTCCAGCAGGTCCGAATGGCGATAAAGGCAGTGTGATGGGCGGTTTCGGGCTGGTTATTCCAGAAGGCTCCAAGCATCAGGATGAAGCGTGGGAATTCATTAAATGGTGGACGGCTAACAAAGATAATGCTCTGTTATGGGCCAAAACAAGTCTTAACTTGCCGGGCTACAAACCTTCCTTGGAAGATCCTTTCTTCAAGGATGATCCGAAGTGGAAACCGTTTATGGATACTTTGGAATTCGCAAAAATACGTCCTGCCCACCCTGGTTATTCCGTAATGGAAACCGATGCTCTTGCACCGAATCTACAACTAAATCAACAAAATAAACAAAGTATTGAAGAAACGCTGAAGAAAGCCCAAACCGAGGGCGACAAAATGCTCAAGGATAATGAGGTTGTAAAATAA
- a CDS encoding GntR family transcriptional regulator: MSETTSSKPMYEKIFDELKQRIVTKDYQLGERVPSEKELADAYSVSRITSKKALEMLAAEQLIIRKPGRGSFVADPVIDYLESGANVAAGSEGYASNAINHDEKTIGLIITDFGNSYGTGLIYGMEQAARDNDCFLVLRRTFGNPDNEEQSIQKLLNLGVDGLIVFPAQGEYFSAEILKLVIGKFPLVLVDRHLKGVAAASISTDNMQAALKGTEYLFDLGHKHISFLSPPPVDTTAVEDRIEGFIQAHAQRGIVVDKGLWVSDLTSTLPNSFNEENIERDISRLVSHLKNNPAITALFAIEYNIALLAKTAVERVGLRIPEDISIICFDSPPTHLGGGYSFTHMQQNEEEMGRIAVENVLSIMGGHTVPNKVMLEARLIPGESTGSAKL; encoded by the coding sequence ATGAGTGAAACAACTTCATCTAAGCCCATGTATGAGAAAATATTTGACGAACTGAAGCAGCGTATTGTTACCAAGGACTATCAGCTTGGAGAGCGTGTTCCCTCCGAGAAAGAGCTGGCTGACGCTTACAGTGTAAGCCGTATCACCAGCAAGAAAGCACTTGAAATGCTCGCAGCAGAGCAATTAATCATTCGAAAACCGGGAAGAGGCTCATTTGTGGCTGATCCTGTAATTGATTATTTGGAATCAGGGGCTAATGTAGCCGCGGGTTCTGAGGGTTACGCTTCAAATGCAATCAATCATGATGAGAAGACGATTGGTCTGATTATTACCGACTTTGGCAACAGCTATGGGACGGGTTTGATCTATGGGATGGAGCAGGCTGCCCGTGATAATGACTGCTTCCTGGTGCTGAGAAGAACCTTCGGCAATCCTGATAATGAGGAACAATCCATTCAAAAGCTGCTCAATCTGGGTGTGGATGGTCTGATTGTGTTTCCGGCTCAGGGCGAATATTTCAGTGCGGAAATCTTGAAGCTGGTTATTGGGAAATTCCCGCTTGTTCTTGTAGACCGGCATTTGAAGGGAGTCGCAGCGGCTTCGATTAGCACCGATAATATGCAGGCAGCACTTAAGGGTACAGAGTACTTATTCGATCTAGGACATAAGCATATATCCTTTCTTTCACCCCCTCCAGTCGATACGACTGCGGTTGAGGACCGTATTGAAGGCTTTATTCAGGCTCATGCCCAGCGGGGGATTGTAGTTGATAAAGGTCTTTGGGTCAGTGATCTGACCTCTACGCTTCCCAACTCCTTCAATGAGGAGAATATTGAGCGTGATATCTCACGACTGGTATCCCATTTGAAGAATAACCCAGCTATAACGGCCTTGTTTGCTATTGAATACAACATTGCATTGCTTGCCAAAACAGCAGTGGAGCGGGTAGGTCTGCGAATACCGGAGGATATTTCCATCATTTGCTTCGACAGTCCGCCGACTCATCTCGGTGGTGGGTATTCCTTTACTCATATGCAGCAGAATGAAGAAGAGATGGGCCGGATTGCCGTGGAAAATGTACTTAGTATTATGGGCGGGCATACCGTTCCCAACAAAGTGATGCTGGAAGCCCGGCTGATTCCCGGAGAATCAACAGGATCAGCTAAGCTGTAA
- a CDS encoding glycoside hydrolase family 76 protein — translation MNPYKLGIWEERADQAQEALDALFWNESLEMYNIETPCPNGECNTIFHYWWMAHAVDVLVDGLLRTGDDRYATRLGTLHKGLLQRNGGVWPNELYDDMEWMALAWLRAHQATKEEVYKETALVLWKDIQTGWNTHMGGGIAWQKSQLDYKNTPANAPAVILAARLYLAFGNPEDLKWALQIYTWLKVHLVDAETGFVWDGMNRTGDGSIDKDWKYTYNQGVFIGAAVELYQITKDPMYLEDAGRTFTAAVKELADTRTGVLPDEGNGDGGLFKGILIRYIGELVRVDPSATEAASFLRNNADLLWEKGKSADEALFGTRWTESPIGVVSLSSQLSGIKLLEVMAKLG, via the coding sequence ATGAACCCATATAAGCTTGGTATTTGGGAGGAAAGGGCAGACCAAGCCCAGGAAGCGTTAGACGCTTTATTTTGGAATGAGTCTCTGGAGATGTATAACATCGAAACTCCTTGTCCAAACGGAGAGTGCAATACGATCTTTCATTATTGGTGGATGGCTCATGCGGTAGATGTTCTTGTGGACGGCTTGCTGCGTACGGGGGATGATCGTTATGCAACACGTCTAGGTACCCTTCACAAAGGCCTCCTTCAACGAAATGGGGGCGTGTGGCCGAACGAACTGTATGATGACATGGAATGGATGGCTCTTGCATGGCTTCGTGCGCATCAGGCAACGAAAGAGGAAGTCTATAAAGAAACGGCGCTTGTTCTATGGAAGGATATCCAGACCGGCTGGAATACACATATGGGCGGAGGAATCGCGTGGCAAAAGTCTCAACTGGATTATAAGAATACACCCGCTAATGCTCCGGCTGTTATTTTGGCAGCCCGTCTGTATCTGGCGTTTGGGAACCCTGAGGATCTAAAGTGGGCCCTTCAAATTTACACTTGGTTAAAGGTACATCTAGTGGACGCCGAGACTGGATTTGTATGGGATGGAATGAACCGTACCGGAGATGGCTCTATCGATAAGGACTGGAAATACACTTATAACCAAGGGGTGTTTATCGGAGCAGCTGTTGAGCTGTATCAAATTACGAAGGATCCGATGTATCTGGAAGATGCCGGACGGACATTTACTGCGGCTGTAAAAGAGTTGGCTGACACCCGTACGGGTGTTTTGCCGGATGAAGGTAATGGAGATGGAGGACTTTTTAAAGGGATTCTTATTCGTTATATTGGTGAGTTAGTGAGAGTTGATCCCTCAGCAACTGAGGCTGCTTCATTCCTTCGTAATAATGCCGATCTTCTCTGGGAAAAAGGGAAGTCCGCGGATGAGGCGCTGTTCGGAACCCGTTGGACCGAGAGTCCAATAGGTGTCGTATCCTTAAGTTCCCAATTAAGCGGCATTAAGCTGCTGGAGGTGATGGCTAAGCTTGGGTGA